ACCCGCACCGAGGACGAGTGGGGTCCCACGTCGCCCATGACGAACGTGGACGCCCGGTTCGCCTCCGCCATCCTCGCGAAGCGGGGCATCAATCCCGGGATGATCGTCTCCGAGTTCCAGTGGTTCAACCACGGAATGAACTGGGGGGACTTCAGCCCGGAGGACCGGCTCCTGGCCTCCGCGATCCTGGCGTCCTTGCCCTGGGATCCCTCCGTCGTTCGCAGCGTGTTCGAGCGGATCCGGATCGGGCTCCAGTACCACGGGATCATGCCCCAGGACCGCGTGATTGTCGCGGCCTCCCTGGCGGACCTGCAGGAAGGGTGGTGGGATCAGGTCTTCGCCCGGATCGACGACATCAAGAGGCGGCGCCCCGCGCTGAACGCCCTCCTCGTCGCGGCGCTCGCTCGATCGCCGTACTCCGTGGACGAGGCCATGGCCCGGTTCGACGCGGCGCAGTCCGCGATGACCGCGAAGGGATACCAGGACGGGATGCAGCTGGACATCGCGGCGTCCCTGCTCGCGGCATCCCAGATCCCCTCGGACACCCTGGTCGACCGGTTCTCCCATACCCTGTCCCATGTGCAGGGCTCGTTCGACCCCCCCTTCGCGCCCGCGGCCATGCTGGCCACGAACCCTCTGGAGCCCGACGAGGCGGTGGACGTGTTCCGTGACTGCCTCGGGGCGGTGACGCGGATGAGCTTCTTCGACCTTACGCTGGAAATCGAGGAGCTCGCACTCATCCTGAGCTACGGGCTCGCGCCGCTCGGCATGGGGTACCTCGGCGGCAACCTGCCCGCCGGGGCGACGATCCCGCCCGCCGCGGTCGCGGCGGCCCCCATGGCGGCCCTCGGTCTCGGCCTCTCGTGGTACGTCTGGCACAATTACTTCGTGTATCGGCCCATCGGGCGCTACATCGCGACCCATCCGGTCCACGTGCACACCGTGGCGGCCTTCGGCTAGGCCTTCATGTCGAACCCGTACAGGCGGTCGCGGTTCGCCTCGAGCTGGTCCACGGCCTTGCCCGCGTATCCCGCGGCGGTGGTCACGGTCACGTCGTGCTCCGCCGCGGCGGCGGCCAGAGGCTCGATGCGGCTGCGCCACTCCCGGTCCCGCAGGAGGTGGTGGTCGAGGATCAGGGTGCGCAGGGCCGTGCTCCGAATCACGCGCTCGAGGTTCGCCAGGGAGCGCTTCGTGTACGCCTCGGGGTAGTTGTCGGGCATGTGGGTCATGGGCCCGTCGGCGTACAGGACCGTCGGCGCCGCGTCCAGGAGGAAGCCGAGTTGTTCCTTGAGCGGCGGTCCCTCCACGTCCCCCGTGTGCACGAAGATCTCGTCGCCCTGGGCGATCCGCGCCATGACCACGTAGCCCAGCTCGTCGTTGTACCCGTGCGGCACCGCGGGAGAGAACGTCAGTTCGGTGCCGCCGAAGTCCACGTCGTTGCCCTCCGCGACCTGGATTTCCAGAGGGTACTTCTTGACCGCCCGCACGAAGGCGCTCGCCCGCTCCCTCTGGCTCCGGTTGATCTTCGCCTTGCCGTCCTTCAGGTACGCGAGCTTGCCGCGGAAGATCGACGGAGCGTCGGGGTTGTGGTGGTCGTAGTGGTAGTGGCTCACCGTGAGCACCTCGGCCCGCTTCGCGGCCTCCTTGATCCGCCGCCAGAGCTCCTTCTGGCGCGCCTCCTCCGTGGGATGGGGCGACAGGTCGTACCGGTAGGGCGCCAGCCGGACCGCGGGATCCAGGAGGATCGTCACGTCGGGGGTTTCGACCAAGGTCGCCATGGACCGCGCCCCGAGGCTGTCCGCGGCCAGGGGCGTGATCTTCATCGCATCACCGCGTCCGCCCACACCTGCTTCTTCACGCGGTGGAAGCCGAGGCTCGCCGTGAGCTCGAGGGACGCGACATTGTCCGTCTTCACATGGAGCGCGGGGATCTTGCCGCGGTCCAGGATGTCGCGGATCAGGGCCGAGGCCACGGCCCTTGCGTAGCCCTTCCGCCGGTGCGGCTCCAGAACGTGGAGGAAGCCCATCATGCTGACCCGGGGCGTCTCGAAGTGCGTGAAGGCCCAGGCCACGGGCTTCCCGGCGTCGTACACCGCGAACGCATGACCCGCCTCGATGCGTTTGCGGACGTACGCTCCGGCGTCGCTCCAGTCCGGGTCCCAGACACGTCCGACGAGCTCCGCCCACTTGGGGTCCAGCGGCTCGACGCCCTGCGATCCACGGTCGACGAGGTCGTCGGGGTCGAGGCGGAACAACCAGAACACGCCGCCGTCGATCGACTCCGCGTGCGGCTCGACCAGGGAGAGCATCCACTCCTCGGTGAGATGGAAGAACACCTCCCCGTGGGGCCAGGCGGTCATCAAGCCCTGGGCCGCCTCGGGTGCCGTCGCGTGCATCGCGATGCCCGCGGCGCCCCCGGCCCACTCGGGCCGTGCGACCGCGAGCACGCCTCGCACCGGATCGCCGTCCGCGAACAGCTCCTTCGTCCCTTCCATGTCGAAGGCGCGGTTCCAGACCACCGCGGTCGAGACGGCGTCCTGCTCCAGGAATCGCTCGACGGCGGCACGGTCCTTCGCGGCGACGGGCGGCGTGAGGGATGGCATGGTCGCCTCCCTCAAAAACCTTCGAGTCCTCGGGAGCCTACCGGGCCCGGATTTCCCGGGCGATGGTCTCGGCCGCGGCGGCAGGGTCCGGTGCCTCGTAGAGCGCCCGTCCCACGATCACGGCGTCCGCGCCCGCGCGGATCACGTCCGCGGGCTTCCCACCCTGCGCACCGACGCCGGGGGCCAGGATGAGACGGTCGCCGATCAGGCCGCGGAGCGCACGGA
The Thermoplasmata archaeon genome window above contains:
- a CDS encoding GNAT family N-acetyltransferase; this translates as MPSLTPPVAAKDRAAVERFLEQDAVSTAVVWNRAFDMEGTKELFADGDPVRGVLAVARPEWAGGAAGIAMHATAPEAAQGLMTAWPHGEVFFHLTEEWMLSLVEPHAESIDGGVFWLFRLDPDDLVDRGSQGVEPLDPKWAELVGRVWDPDWSDAGAYVRKRIEAGHAFAVYDAGKPVAWAFTHFETPRVSMMGFLHVLEPHRRKGYARAVASALIRDILDRGKIPALHVKTDNVASLELTASLGFHRVKKQVWADAVMR